The following are from one region of the Silene latifolia isolate original U9 population chromosome 9, ASM4854445v1, whole genome shotgun sequence genome:
- the LOC141599458 gene encoding calcium-dependent protein kinase 26-like produces the protein MGNTCGGSLGTKLDQTENKPEDHSHTTNSNSDSNTVNSNHSKKNPSDLSPTSLKNQEVVNQELARENPPKKDHNPVVMSNSKDNPMRKPNDNQAYCVMGHKTANIRDLYLLGRKLGQGQFGTTYLCTEIATGIDYACKSISKRKLISKEDVEDVRREIQIMHHLAGHKNIVMIKGAYEDPLYVHIVMELCSGGELFDRIIQRGHYSERKAAELTKVVVGVVETCHSLGVMHRDLKPENFLLVNKDDDFSLKAIDFGLSVFFKPGQVFRDVVGSPYYVAPEVLLKHYGPEADVWTAGVILYIFLSGVPPFWAETQQGIFDAVLKGHIDFESDPWPLISDSAKDLIRKMLCSQPSERLTAHQVLCHPWVCENGVAPDRALDPAVLSRLKHFSAMNKLKKMALRVIAESLSEEEIAGLREMFQTMDTDNSGAITFEELKAGLKRYGTNLKDTEIRDLMDAADIDNSGTIDYGEFIAATIHLNKLERDEHLMAAFQYFDKDGSGSITIDELQQACIDQGLNDLFLEDIIKEVDQNNDGTIDYGEFVQMMMKGNGGIGRRTMRNSINMSMRDASGDV, from the exons ATGGGCAATACATGTGGCGGATCCTTAGGAACAAAACTTGATCAGACTGAAAATAAGCCCGAGGATCATTCGCACACGACTAATTCCAATTCCGATTCCAATACAGTTAATAGTAATCATTCTAAGAAAAACCCTTCTGATCTTTCTCCAACTAGTTTAAAGAACCAAGAGGTTGTTAATCAGGAACTTGCCCGGGAAAACCCTCCGAAGAAAGATCATAATCCTGTTGTTATGTCCAATAGTAAAGACAATCCCATGAGGAAGCCAAATGATAACCAAGCTTACTGTGTGATGGGTCATAAGACGGCAAACATTCGTGATCTTTACTTGTTAGGCCGTAAATTGGGGCAAGGGCAATTTGGGACTACTTATTTATGTACAGAGATTGCTACTGGGATTGATTACGCGTGCAAATCAATATCTAAAAGGAAGCTGATATCCAAGGAAGATGTGGAGGATGTTAGGAGAGAGATTCAGATAATGCACCATTTGGCTGGTCACAAGAACATTGTGATGATAAAAGGTGCCTATGAGGATCCTTTATATGTACATATAGTGATGGAACTTTGTTCCGGGGGTGAGTTGTTTGATCGAATTATTCAGAGGGGGCATTATAGTGAGAGAAAGGCTGCTGAACTGACAAAGGTTGTTGTGGGGGTCGTTGAGACCTGTCACTCGCTTGGCGTAATGCACAGAGATCTCAAGCCCGAGAATTTCTTATTGGTCAATAAGGATGATGATTTCTCTCTCAAAGCCATTGACTTTGGGTTGTCGGTCTTCTTCAAACCAG GTCAGGTGTTTAGAGATGTGGTTGGAAGCCCTTATTATGTTGCACCTGAGGTTCTTTTAAAGCATTACGGCCCAGAAGCAGATGTATGGACTGCCGGAGTCATATTGTACATTTTTCTCAGTGGTGTACCACCGTTTTGGGCTG AAACCCAGCAGGGAATATTTGATGCAGTTTTAAAGGGCCACATTGACTTTGAGTCAGATCCGTGGCCTCTAATCTCTGATAGTGCAAAAGATCTGATTAGAAAGATGCTTTGTTCGCAGCCTTCAGAACGATTAACTGCCCATCAAGTCTTAT GTCATCCTTGGGTTTGCGAAAATGGGGTTGCACCCGATAGAGCATTGGACCCTGCTGTTCTTTCTCGTCTCAAACACTTCTCTGCTATGAACAAACTGAAGAAAATGGCTTTACGG GTAATAGCTGAAAGCTTGTCAGAGGAGGAAATTGCTGGATTAAGAGAAATGTTTCAAACAATGGATACTGATAACAGCGGGGCAATTACATTTGAGGAGCTTAAAGCTGGTTTAAAAAGATATGGTACAAATCTTAAAGATACAGAGATACGTGATCTGATGGATGCG GCTGATATCGACAACAGTGGTACTATAGACTACGGGGAATTCATTGCTGCAACTATTCATCTCAACAAGCTTGAGCGAGATGAACATCTTATGGCCGCATTTCAGTATTTTGACAAGGATGGAAGTGGATCTATTACAATTGATGAGCTCCAGCAGGCCTGTATAGATCAGGGACTTAATGATCTATTCCTTGAAGATATAATTAAAGAGGTGGACCAAAATAAT GATGGGACAATTGATTACGGGGAATTTGTGCAAATGATGATGAAGGGCAATGGTGGTATAGGAAGAAGGACAATGCGCAACAGCATAAATATGAGCATGAGAGATGCCTCTGGTGATGTCTAG